CGTCGCCAACGTAAGGGCGCGGAAGACACATTTGACAGTGCTGGCTTCGCCGCCCTCGTGCAACGCGTCGCACAGCCGGGTGAAGACCAAACCATTTATGCGCCGGATTTTGATCGTGAAGTGGATGCCGCGATTGCGGGCGCCATTGCCATCGCGCCATCATGCCGCCTCGTGATCGTTGAAGGGAATTACCTGCTCTGTGACGGCCATTGGCAGGTCGCGCGCCGGAACATGCATCAAGTCTGGTATGTCGATGTCGATGATGCCGCGCGTAATATGTGGCTGGCGGCGCGCCATGTCAGTTTCGGGCGCACACAGTCTGAGGCTGAAGCCTGGATCGCCCAAACGGACGCGCCCAATGCGCGCTTCATCGAGTCTTTCAAGAGCCGCGCGGAATGGGTCATCCCCCGCAGCATCATGGAAGCGCTTTATCAGTAATCCAGCCCGTAACTCAGCCCGACGCTGGAGCCAGGGTCATTCTCCGGCGTGGTAAAGCCGGTGATCTGCCCCCCTGTCCCGACCGTTGTGTTCAGTTTGAGGCGCTTCGTCAGATCAACCTGAACCTGCGCCTGCGTGCCAGAGCCCTGCGTCGCTTGCTTTGCCCCGACATAAACGCCCTTTGTGATATATTTCCCGGCTTCAACGCTCGCCCCGCCATCCGCCACGCCAGAACCTCCGCCGACAGCGAGGCGGTCCAGCCCCAGAAGGCCACGTATTTTGGTCAATGGGTCAAACCCACCGCTGCCCCCGGCAATCTGGGCCAATGCTGTGGCAAGAGACGCCATTTGCGACGTCGTCAGTTGTGGCGTCATACTGCCGAACAACAACATCGCCAGCACCTGATCCCGCGGGAAAGAAGGTGAGGAGGTGAAGTCGATTTTCGGGGCGCTGGCATAGCCGGAAACAACGAGGCTGGCCGTCGTGCCCTGCACATTACGGTCCGCGCGGAAGTCGAGGGACGGATCAAGCTGGTGCTCCACGCCTGAGCCATTAAACCCGACGACACCATGTGAGAAATTGAGGTTCACACCTGCAAGATTGAAGTAACCTCGCCGCATGTCGAAACTTCCCTCAATATTCGGAGAGGCGGCGGTGCCGTTAATGTGCAGCGTGCCCATCATTTCCGCATCCAGCCCATGGCCCCTGACATAGAAACTACCCGGTGAAGCCACTTCGAGATCCAGATTGATTTTCATCCCGCCATTGCCTTGCGCCGCATCGCGCGAAACTTTTTGATTAGGCCATATGACGTTGAGCTTGGGTATGGAGGCCGGGACGGAATCCGGGATGTTGACGGTCACCGTATCGAGCTTCACCTTCCCGGACAGATCCATCGCCTCACTGAGCTTACCCTTGGCGCGCAGTGAGGCATCAATCACAGCGGTAATCAGCTCACTTGAAATCGGCCGGGCCTTGCGCGCATTGACCGAGATGTCCAGAGGCATTCCTGGCTCAAGGACGCCAACCGACCCGGAAATGCCGATCTCTCCCTCACCGGCGCGTCCGACAATATCCTGCAGAACAAGCTGATTATTGACGCTGACGATACGGCCATTGATCCCATGCACGGACAGGCCCTGCGCATAACCCGAGAAAGCCACGTCCTTCAATGTCACAGCGCCGCTGATCTGCGGCTTTTGAACGGTGCCTTTGGCCTGAAGATCGGTCATGACCCGCCCCTGAACGGCCATCCCGCCCGCCCCTGTGATGGCGTCAGCAATACGCAGGTCAATCTGGCCCCGCGTCGCCAGGTTCAAATTGCCTGTCGCCGAAAGGGGAGCCGTTCCCTCCACACGCATATCGAGGTCATTCCCGGCACGAGCAGACGCCTGAAGCTGAAGATTGTCGCCCTTAATGTCCCCGATGGCCTTGATCGTTGCGGAAGGCAGGGCCGCCGCATCGCCGGACAAAGCATGGAGATGATCCGCCAGAAGGCTGACGCGGCCTTGCGGCGCAGCCGTCGAACCTTCCAATTGCGCTGTTGCTGACAGGACGCCATCAATATCAAGTGACGACGCAAAAGGTGATGCAAAAGCGGGCCGGAGGTTTTTCAGCGCCATCTGAACAGAAAGTTTTGGTGAGATAAATGCGTGTCCCGTCAGGGATGCCGGCGCCATACCGGGTTTTGCGAGGCTGAGAGAAATATTATCCGCCCCGGTGCGCGCGCCCCATGTCACAAGCAGCGGTTTGGTCAGACGAAGCGCGTCATCTTTCAAATGCGCGTTTAATTTTGTGATATGTGCCAATTGCTTCGTCAAATCGGCAGTGACGTCGGATGACAAATCAAGGTCAGCGCCGAAAAACGGATCAAAGTGAGAGCGCAGATTGAGGTGGAGATCGTCGGGTGGACCGCTTAACTGCGCCGATGCCGCACCGGTGATGGTCCCGGTTTTGATCTGATCAAGCTTTAATCGCGCCGACACTTTTGGATTTGTTTCAGGATCAGTGACATAGGCCGTCAAGTTCAACCCGCCGAGTTGGAAGCTGGGACTCGAAATGCGTCCATTCAGGACAGCATCCACATGTTGTTGATGCCCGGCCGCGCCATCCTGCGTCGCCACTTTGAGGGCAGCACGTCCCGCCAAAGCCTGACCCGCAAGCGCGCTGAAATGGTTGAGGTCCGCGATTTCAATCTGCGCATTCCCGACCGGGAAGATTTTATGGGCGCCGAGGCGCATATCCGCATGCCCCTTCACGCCGCGCCATGTGAGACGCTCCAGCGTGAAATGATGGCCACCATTTTCATCACTTGCGAGATGGGAGACCAGATCCAGCGGTGCTGAATCCAGCGTACCGGACGCTTTCACAAAACCCTCAGGCCGGGATGGAAGATGCTTGAAAGCTGTCGACAGGGTGATATGTCCATCCGCGGCTTTATGGAGGCCGATAGCGCTTTTCAGTTCAGATGAGAGTGAAAAATCATCTATTTTCCCGTCAAGGGTCGCGTCAAGATCGGCATAGCCTCTCAGATCAGGCGCGGCATTTTTCAACTGAGGCAGCTTCACTTTCAGCCCGAGTTGCAGTTTCTGCCCCGGCTGCAAACCGGCGGAACCGGATGCCTGCACATTGAGATGCGGGTTCATGATCGCGAGATCGTCCAGATGATAAACGGGTTTTCCGCTTTCACTTTTCTGCTTCAGAGACAGATGAAGTTTTGTCAGCCCCTGCACCATGCCCTCCCAGGTGCGCGGCGCCTCGGAAATGGAAATTTGCGTATCATCCATGAGACTTGCCGTGTCAGATGACGTGCCCGACCACGCAAATTGCGCCTTACCATCAAGATGCCCCGCCATTTTTAACGCGGCCAAAGCTGCAAAAGGGGAGAGATCTGGCAGGGCGTAAGTGATGTGCCCTTTCAAAGAAGGTTGCGTTTCTGCATCGCCATTGATCTGAAAGATGCGATGCGCGATTTTAAGATGCACCGGCCTGCCGCGCGCCGTCGGCTGAAAAGTCGCGTTCATGATGATCGGGTCCGCCTCAAATGGATGCGTCGGCAACGCATTGACTCGGAGTTGATCGATCTGGGTGCGAAGTGACAGTATTTCCGCTTTGCTGGTAGCGGCGTGCCCGTCAAATCGCACGTTGACCCGCCCCATTTGCGCCGCTGCGCTTGTCAGGCGGTTGATGGTCACTTCTCCCTGCCCGAGCGGCGCAAGAAACGGCCCGTGTAAATGGATTGACCCCGTCAAAGACTGCCAGCCTGCCGCAGATGCAAACTGCATGGCGCCGATATGCGCGTCCAGATCGAGCTTCGCTTTCCGGGCAGGGAGATTCAACAGAGCCTGACCCGCAATGCGCCCATCTCCAAATTTCGCATCCAATGTTGCGGCGAGATTTTTATGTGGCCCCGCTGCATCCAGATTCAGGCTGAAAGGCACAGCCCGCGGTTGGGTGATAAGCCGCGCCAGAAACGCATTGGCGGGGTCCGCCGCATCAAGATGAAGGTTCAAGCGCCGGGATGCGTTCTTCACACAAAGCCTCAAATGGCCTGGCTGATCAAGGCGCGTGACATTCAACCCGAGTTGCAGTTTTGGCAAATGTCCAGGGTCCACGCCATCAAGCAATTGCGCGAGATTCGTGATGCGCGCCTGGCCCTGCACGGAAAAACGTGCCGCCATACCGGCGAGAGGTGCCCCGATCTCAAGCGTCAGCACGTCAAGCCGACGCAGCCGGATGGCAAGGTGCAGATATCCCGGCGATGATGCAGAAGCGTCCGATGTCGTCACGGCGGCTTCATCCGAGACGGGCATCCGGGAAAGTGAGACGGATTGCGCCTGGACATCATCGATTTTGACCCGCATATGCAGCAGGGCCAGCGGATGCCAGCGTAACGTGACGCGATCCGCCGTGAACCAGACGCCCTGCTTATCCCTCAGATTAAGATGCGCGAGAGAGATTTTAGTCGGGAAGCGGCCTGAAAACCCTGAAATATCGACCATGCCGCCCGTTAGAGACGGCACCTGCCTCTCAACGAATTGACGGCCAAAGGATGTGTTGATGACGCAGATTACCCCCACCAAACCCAGAACCACGCATAAGAGCGATGCCATCATGGCGAAACACAGAAATCGCCCGATTTTACGGGCTTTCGAAAGGGGAGCCTTGTCGGAACCTGACGGCCCGCGGCGCTTGCTGACGTTAGAACCAGACATCAGAAAGTCTCCCCCAGACCGACATAGAACTCCCATTTATCGCCGTTACGAGGGCGGTTCATCGGCAGGGCAAAATCCAGTCTTACAGGGCCGATGGGGGTGTAATAGCGCACGCCAGCGCCATAACCAACGCGCACCGTCCCTTGAAAAGGGCGGCTCCCTTCACCGACCTGCCCTGCATCGACAAAGGCCGCAACGCCGAATTTCTGCATCACGCGCTGTCTGAATTCCACCGTCCCTGCATCAAGCGATGTGCCGCCTACCGCATATTTCCCCTGTTGCGGGCCGATGCCCTGATAGCGGAAGCCACGCACAGTTGCCGGTCCGCCTGCATAGAGGCGCTGATCCGGCGGGATCTGAAAAACCGAGGCCCCCTGAACGCTGCCGACAATGCCACGTATCGCAATGATGGAGCGCCCCGGCTTCGTCAGTCCCAGTCGATGGAGGTCGAAATAATGTGAGATGCTCGCACTCATGATGGTGAAAAAGGAATTGCCGTGCTCAAACGATTCCGACGGCGTGACGGTGATATTGGCGCGGATGCCGTGGGTTGCGGGTTCAATCGGGTTGCTCACCTCCGTGCTGTCATAGGTCGCACTGAGCGGAATGGACGCGATGAAATAATCATTCACCGCGCCAAACTGGCGGATTTTTTCCTGCTCGACGGAAAGGCTGGCGCCAATATTCCAATAGCGACTCAAATTGCGTGAGATGCCGCCCCGGATGATCAAAGCTGTTTGATGATAGGAATAAAGGAGTTGCTTTACACCTTCGACACGCAGGCTGAGATTTTGCTGCCGTCGCAGAAAGTCCGGCTTGAGCAGATCCGTGTAAAAATCATAGCCCAGCCCCTGCTGGGCGGAGCCACCGAGCCCGGTCATCAGAGCTGTCACCTTCAGCCGCTCTGCCCCGCCAAAGAGGTTGCGATGCGTCCAATCCACACCGGCGCGCCCACCCAGGTCGGTTGAGTAACCTGCCTGACCCGCAATATTCCGCGCCTTCGATTCCTGGAGCTTGATGACAACCGGCATTGCTTGCTGAAGCCCATGTTGCGGTCGCGCGAGGGTCACTAAAGGCGGTTCATTCTTCGCCCCGACATAGGAGAAAATCCCCGTATCAACGATATCCTGACGCGCGGCCTCGATTTTTGAGGGTCGATATAATTCTCCCTCATGGAGTTGCAGCCGGTTTTTGAGAAAGGAAAGCCGCGTGCGCTTCATGCCGGCGAAAGTGATGGGACCAATTGCCACAATCGGCCCCTCATAGACCGTCAGTTTGAGGTTGAGCGTTTTGGCAGACTTATCCACCATGGCAATGGGCGCATCCACCCGCGCTTGCGCATGTCCTGTCTCAAGCAGACCATGCAGCAGGCGCCCCTGCGCCGCCAGAACATCCTCGGCAATCGCGGGCTGACCGGGCTTCAGCCCGAAACGCGCCTGCGCGTCTTGCGGCAGCGTCATGGGCTGACCCCAGGCGACACCCTCCGCCGCCGGACCCTCTGCCTTCCCGGCCTCACCCTTTTCAGGTGGGAGGGGAAGGTAAAACCCGATCGTCCCGATTTTGAAAACATCGCCTTTAACGACTGAAATCCTGATGTGACGCTGACTTTCCTGACCCGCTGCACGGAGATAATCGAACAAATGAGGGTCTTTCGCGTCGATCGGTGCCTTGTCCGCCAATGACACAGTGATAATGACCTGACCATCGTAATAGCCGCGACTTTGCAGCGCCTCACTGATATTGCGATAATCCGACCTCAAGCGGGCGATGAACGCGAAATCACCCGGATATTTCGCCTTCTGCAACGAGATGAGGAGGGATGACGCCGTTACAAGCGGGTCAAGAGCGTCATCACCTGAAGGTTTGACATCAACTTCATAGCCCGAAACGTCCCGCCCCTCAGCAAGGCCGATCATTAAGCTCGATATCAACAGAACTCTCAGAAAATGTCGCAAATAGGCTTTCAAAGCGTCTTCCCGGGTATGCGATGAGCGTGGTCGGTTTTTAATCGTTGCGTATCTGTCAGAGAAAAATGGCGAATTTTCGTCACGAATGCGGAGGTTAACGCTTTTGTCGGATCTTCTGCAAAGATCAATCCCTCAGCCTGCCGTGACGCCGATGGACGGGAAGGTAATGAACCTTCTCCAGCATATAAGGTTGAATCTTGAGAGTTGTCACCCGCCCGGATTGTGCATAAAGTCGTACCTGATCCCAAGACACCGCCGGAACGGGCACGCGTAAAGGCGGTAACCGAAAACGAAAGAATCGTTTTGAGACCCATGCAAGATTTTCTCGGCTCGGCCCGTTCATCAGTTGTGTGTCCCCTCTGATGCCTCATCGAGAAGAAACGCCCCCTCCCATTGCCAGCGCGCCGCCACCGGGCCCGTCGCCGGTTGCGAAATATGGCGTGCGACATACGTTTTCAGCCCGGCTCCGGTCCATTTACCGCATTGCGGAGGCACTTCTCCTGACCGGGCTGATGGCGATCCCCCAATCCGTTCTCATTCGCTTTGATGGCTGGGGGAAGATCTGGGTCGCACGGGTTTACTGGGCAACAATCTGCCGTATTCTGGGCCTTGAAGTCCGCATCATCGGCACGCTCGCTGGCAAAAAGCGAGATCGCAAAGCCGTGGAACGCGGGGAAAAGCCGGTTATCTTCGTCGCCAATCACTGCTCATGGCTTGATATCCCCGTCGCGGGCGGGGCGCTGCCGACGGTTTTCGTAGCCAAGCAGCAGATTGCGGAATGGCCCGTCATCGGCACGCTCGCCCGGCTTGGACGCACGATTTTTGTCAGCCGACAACGCAATAATACGGGGCGGGAGCTTTATGATATGTCGTCACGCCTGCGGGCGGGTGATAATCTGATCTTATTCCCGGAAGGCACGTCTTCTGACGGGCGCGATGTCCTGCCATTCATGTCCTCCTTCTTTGCAGTCGCGAAGCCAACGGGCAAAACGGATGAGGCATCCCTTCCGCCCCCCGTGCTGATACAGCCTGTCTCCATCGTTTATGACGGGTTGAATGGCCGCGATGTCGGGCGGGAGGATTGTGAGATTTTTGCGTGGTATGGGGATATGGATCTGGCGCCCCACATCTGGCAGGTGACACGATGGCGCCGGATGCGGGCCAGCATCTTGCTGCATCCACCTATCGATCCGACCGATTACCCGGATCGGAAAAGCCTTTCCGCCGCTGTTTATGACGTTGTGGCCCGCGGCGTGCGCCATCTGCATGAGGGTCGTGACGGCCTGCCTGAACCTTCGGAAGCCGCAAAGCCTGCCGCGCAAAAGCGGGCAAAGCCGCGTGAGATGACTCAGGCATTTGCGGATAATCAGGTTTAGATTCCCGTCATCCAGTCTCCTCCAACATGCACACATAAGTTGTGAAGCGACAAAATATTGGATTCCGGGCGTGAAGGCGCTATAACGCGCTCTGATCTCACCTGCTGCATCTTTTTGACCGATCAACCTGCCCGTGGGATGCAGTCATCCGGAACATTATTGAGTGGCGATTGCCCTGACACACATGACTGATCACCCCGCGACGACGACAAAGCTGAAGAACCTGCATGTCATCACTTGGGGGTGTCAGATGAATGTCTATGACAGTGCGCGCATGGAAGATGTTCTCCGCCCGCTCGGCTATCGCCCTGTGTCACAGGTTGAGCATGCTGATATGGTCATTCTCAATACCTGCCACATCCGGGAACGTGCGACGGAAAAAGTGTTTTCAGAGCTTGGCCTGCTGAAGAAAATCCGTGAGGACCGCCTTGCCCAGGGGCATGATCGCATGGTGATCGCCGTGGCGGGATGCGTCGCCCAGGCGGAAGGGGCTGAGATTATTCATCGCGCCCCCTATGTTGATATCGTATTCGGCCCTCAGACTTATCACCGCCTGCCCGAAATGGTCGCGCGCGCAGCCCGCGCCGGGGGCCACGTCATTGAAACTGATTTTCCAGTCGATATGAAGTTCGACTTCCTACCGGCGGAAGCCGCGCCGCAAACGCCGGAAAATCTCTCTGCTTTCCTGACGATTCAGGAGGGATGCGATAAATTCTGTTCCTTCTGCGTCGTGCCTTATACGCGCGGGGCTGAATCCAGCCGCAATGTGGCATCCATCCTGACGGAAGCCCGGCAGATGGCCCGCAATGGCGTACGGGAGCTGACCCTTCTGGGCCAGAACGTCAATGCCTATCACGGTCTCGACGCGCAGGGTGCAACGGCGGATCTGCCCCAACTTGTCCGGGCCTTATCCCGGATTGAGGGAATTGCCCGCATCCGTTACACCACCTCCCACCCGAGGGATGTGACGCAAAGCCTTATTGATGCCCATCGGGATGAGGCGGCGCTGATGCCATTCCTGCATTTACCGGTTCAATCAGGGTCCGACCGTGTCCTCAAAGCGATGAATCGCGGCCATACGGCGGATGAATATCGCGACATCATCCGACGCTTCCGCGCGGCAAGGCCGGACCTCTCTATTTCGTCCGATTTTATCGTCGGCCACCCGGGTGAGACGGATGCTGATTTTGAGGCGACTCTGGCGCTGATCCGTGATGTCGGCTTCGCGCAGGCTTACACATTCAAATATTCTCCGCGCCCCGGCACGCCTGCATCCGCGGCGGATTTCCAGGTGGATGAAGCGGTCAAGGATGCGCGGTTGCAGATCGTGCAGAAACTGATCCGCGCGCAGCAGGATGCCTTCAATGGGGCGCTGGTCGGGCGGGACGTTGCCGTGCTGCTGACGCATAAAGGTCGTAAACCCGGACAGGTCGTAGGACGTTCACCCTACCAGCAACCCGTCATTATCGACGCGCCGGAACATATGATCGGGCGTATCGTAACAGTTCGGATTCTGCATACCCTCACCAACTCCCTGGCGGGGGAACTTATCCGGGAGACTATCTGCGCTTGAGCGAATTTTCTTCACTCCGCAACCCGCTTCCTCACGAGCATTCCAACCCCCAGACTGAAAATTGGCCGACAACAGCCGAGAGAGCCGACACGAAGCACAAGGCGTCGATCAGGTTCGACAATAACAGCTCTCTGCAACGCGTCCTCGGCCAGTATGATCAGCACCTTCCGATTATCGAGGAAGGTTTTCAGGTCAAATTAGCCTGTCGCGGCAATAAAGTGGCGATTTCCGGCAAACAGCAGGATGTGGCCCGCGCCCAATCCGCTCTTCTTACCCTTTACAATAAGTCGGAACTGGGCGCCCAGCCCGATAGCGCGATGGTGGCCGCCATCGTGCGCATGGTCAGTGCGGCACCACCCGCAGAAGACGGGTCACTGTCCGACCTGCCCCAGCCTGACGCATATCTCGATAATCTTCCGCAGATCCGCACACGACGCGGTGAGGTTGCACCCCGCTCACCCGGTCAGACGGATTACATGCGTCGGCTTCAAACCGGGGAACTCGTGTTCGGCGTTGGCCCGGCAGGCACGGGTAAAACCTATCTGGCCGTTGCCCAGGGCGTTGCCATGTTAACGGCAGGCAAGGTCGAACGCATCATCCTGTCACGCCCCGCTGTCGAAGCGGGTGAGCGCCTCGGCTTCCTCCCCGGTGACATGCGGGAAAAAATCGACCCGTATCTGCGCCCGCTTTATGACGCCCTGCACGACATGCTGCCCGCGGATCAGGTCGTGCGACGCCTGTCGAGCGGGGAAATTGAGGTGGCCCCTCTCGCCTTCATGCGGGGCCGCACTTTGTCTCATGCTTTTGTGATACTGGATGAAGCCCAGAATACGACCTGCGCCCAGATGAAGATGTTTCTCACCCGCCTCGGCCATGGGACACGCATGGTGGTGACGGGTGATCTCAGCCAGGTTGACCTTCCCGCTGGCGTCAAATCGGGCCTGCGCGACGCGATTGAGACGTTGAACGGGGTCGACGGCGTCCATGTCATCAAGCTTGAATCGCGCGATGTTGTGCGGCACCCTCTGGTTGGGCGCATCGTCGATGCTTATGATAAAGCCCACCCTGCGCAAAATTATGCGCAGCGCCATCAACCACCCTCTTAGGAACAAGATGGAACCTCCACCTTCCAGGCAGGACGATCATCACGCCCCTCCGCCGGGGCAACATCATAACAATGCTCCTTGCGACAGCGATATCATCGTTCAGGACCGCCGATGGCACGCCGCCGTGCCGCGCCTTGAAATGCAGCTCAGGCGCGCCATCAACCTGTCCGCATGGATGACCCACCGGCCTTATCACCCGACCATTCTCCTGACAAATGACCGCGCCGTTAAAACGCTCAACGCGCTTTATCGCGGGCGGAACAAGCCGACGAATGTTCTCACTTTCGAGGCTTCCGGGTCCTTAGGCGATGGCGACATCGCGCTGGCCTTTGAGACGATCCGACGTGAGGCATCATCCAGCAATAAGGGCTTTACGGCGCATATGCTGCATTTGCTGATACATGGCATTCTGCATCTTGCAGGGCATGACCATTTATATGCCGGTGAAGCCCGACGGATGGAGCAGGCTGAAACCCGCATTTTGGCCCGATTGGGTGTCGCCAATCCCTGGCGCGTGAGTGAGAAGGGCTGGCGATGAGAGACAGGACAGGAAAAGCCAGGCCGTCATTCTGGCATCGCCTCTTTGAAAACTGGCGCGGCGGCAATCATCGGGAAAGGGGCGTCCGTGGCTCCATCGCCGCCCTGATTGAGAAAGCCGACCATCCCGGCAATCTCGGCGCCGCGCCCGAACTTGACCGGCAGGAGCGCGCGCTTCTCTATAACGTGCTCCATCTCCGCGGAAAAACGGCAGATGATGTGATGATACCGCGTGCCGATATTGTCGCGCTCTCAGCCAGCGTGGATCATGACGCGGCGCTTGATTTCATGCGACGGGAAAATCATTCCCGCGTGCCCGTTTTTGATGGGGAACTCGACCATATTATCGGTATGATCCACGTGAAGGATCTGATTGCCTATCAAAATACCGGGAAGGCCTTTTCCCTCCGGGACCTGTTGCGACAGCCGCTTTTCGTCGCGCCTAAAATACCGGTTCTGGACCTGCTGCTTCAGATGCGTCAGAGGCGTACGCATCTTGCGCTGGTCATTGATGAATATGGCAGTATTGACGGGCTCGTGACGATTGAGGACCTTGTCGAGACCATCGTCGGCGAGATTTCCGATGAGCATGATGAGCCCGTTGCCCAGTCCATCGTGCGCCGACAGGATGGCACTTTCGACCTTGATGCCCGCCTGCCAGTGGAGGAGTTTGAGAAGCGATTCGGCCCGATCCTGAATGAGGCGGAACGCGAGGCGGATATTGAAACGATTGGCGGGCTTGTCTTCCGCCTCGCCGGGCATGTGCCCATTCGCGGTGAAGTCTTCACCCATGAAGGCGGGGTGGTTTTTCGCGTTATGGATGCCGATGCACGCAACATTCGGGCGTTGCGCGCGTCAATGCCTCAAGGATGGCGTGAATCCGCCCCGGACGAGGCGCAAATTTCCAATGGCGCTTCTTTGGAAAATGATCACGCTTCGTGTCATAATACGGCATTCGAATAAGCTGTCATGCCAACTGATACCCGGAGTTCATAATAATGAAGCTGACGCGCCGCTTCCTCCTCGCCGCCGCCCCGACCACTTTCTTTCTGCCGAAAGCCTTCGCTGCGGGCGGTATGCTCGCCCCGCGCCTGATGGGCAACCCTGATGCCAAGGTGAAGGTCCATGAATGGTTTTCCCTCACCTGCTATCACTGTGCAAGATTTCAGAAAGAAACCTTCCCCCGTGTCAAAGCTGAACTGATCGATACAGGCCGCATTGCCTATTATTTCCACGAATTTCCGCTCGATCAGGTCGCTCTGCTGGGGTCGATGCTCGCACTCTCCCTGCCGAATGATCGCTACATCCCCTTTTGTGAAGCGCTGCTTTCAAGCCTTGATCGCTGGGCATTCGCGCGGGATGTCGACCCAGTGCAGCAACTGCGCCAGATGGCGGCCCTTGCCGGGATTTCAGGCACCGAATTCGACCGCATCAATGCGGATAATAAATTGCGGCAGATGATCGTCGACACACAGGATCGTGACCAGAAGCGTTACCACATTGAGGGAACGCCTTATTTCCGCTTCAACACGATCGAATATAAAGCGGAATTGCGGAGCTATGATGACTTCCTCAAGGAAGTCAAAAAAGCCGAAGCCTGAGTTAAACGGCAGCACCCGGCATGAAGGCAAGCTTTACCGCGTTACGGATTGCCGGGTTTAAAAGTTTTGCTGACCCTGTCACGGTCGATCTCCGACCCGGCCTGACCGCAATTGTCGGGCCGAATGGTTGCGGCAAATCCAACATCGT
This genomic stretch from Candidatus Kirkpatrickella diaphorinae harbors:
- the miaB gene encoding tRNA (N6-isopentenyl adenosine(37)-C2)-methylthiotransferase MiaB, whose translation is MTDHPATTTKLKNLHVITWGCQMNVYDSARMEDVLRPLGYRPVSQVEHADMVILNTCHIRERATEKVFSELGLLKKIREDRLAQGHDRMVIAVAGCVAQAEGAEIIHRAPYVDIVFGPQTYHRLPEMVARAARAGGHVIETDFPVDMKFDFLPAEAAPQTPENLSAFLTIQEGCDKFCSFCVVPYTRGAESSRNVASILTEARQMARNGVRELTLLGQNVNAYHGLDAQGATADLPQLVRALSRIEGIARIRYTTSHPRDVTQSLIDAHRDEAALMPFLHLPVQSGSDRVLKAMNRGHTADEYRDIIRRFRAARPDLSISSDFIVGHPGETDADFEATLALIRDVGFAQAYTFKYSPRPGTPASAADFQVDEAVKDARLQIVQKLIRAQQDAFNGALVGRDVAVLLTHKGRKPGQVVGRSPYQQPVIIDAPEHMIGRIVTVRILHTLTNSLAGELIRETICA
- the ybeY gene encoding rRNA maturation RNase YbeY — encoded protein: MPRLEMQLRRAINLSAWMTHRPYHPTILLTNDRAVKTLNALYRGRNKPTNVLTFEASGSLGDGDIALAFETIRREASSSNKGFTAHMLHLLIHGILHLAGHDHLYAGEARRMEQAETRILARLGVANPWRVSEKGWR
- a CDS encoding thioredoxin domain-containing protein, which gives rise to MKLTRRFLLAAAPTTFFLPKAFAAGGMLAPRLMGNPDAKVKVHEWFSLTCYHCARFQKETFPRVKAELIDTGRIAYYFHEFPLDQVALLGSMLALSLPNDRYIPFCEALLSSLDRWAFARDVDPVQQLRQMAALAGISGTEFDRINADNKLRQMIVDTQDRDQKRYHIEGTPYFRFNTIEYKAELRSYDDFLKEVKKAEA
- a CDS encoding hemolysin family protein, coding for MRDRTGKARPSFWHRLFENWRGGNHRERGVRGSIAALIEKADHPGNLGAAPELDRQERALLYNVLHLRGKTADDVMIPRADIVALSASVDHDAALDFMRRENHSRVPVFDGELDHIIGMIHVKDLIAYQNTGKAFSLRDLLRQPLFVAPKIPVLDLLLQMRQRRTHLALVIDEYGSIDGLVTIEDLVETIVGEISDEHDEPVAQSIVRRQDGTFDLDARLPVEEFEKRFGPILNEAEREADIETIGGLVFRLAGHVPIRGEVFTHEGGVVFRVMDADARNIRALRASMPQGWRESAPDEAQISNGASLENDHASCHNTAFE
- a CDS encoding PhoH family protein, which codes for MSEFSSLRNPLPHEHSNPQTENWPTTAERADTKHKASIRFDNNSSLQRVLGQYDQHLPIIEEGFQVKLACRGNKVAISGKQQDVARAQSALLTLYNKSELGAQPDSAMVAAIVRMVSAAPPAEDGSLSDLPQPDAYLDNLPQIRTRRGEVAPRSPGQTDYMRRLQTGELVFGVGPAGTGKTYLAVAQGVAMLTAGKVERIILSRPAVEAGERLGFLPGDMREKIDPYLRPLYDALHDMLPADQVVRRLSSGEIEVAPLAFMRGRTLSHAFVILDEAQNTTCAQMKMFLTRLGHGTRMVVTGDLSQVDLPAGVKSGLRDAIETLNGVDGVHVIKLESRDVVRHPLVGRIVDAYDKAHPAQNYAQRHQPPS